The proteins below are encoded in one region of Rana temporaria chromosome 2, aRanTem1.1, whole genome shotgun sequence:
- the PRR11 gene encoding proline-rich protein 11, with protein sequence MAKFLQARRRPGKYKQKKRWTAKKLEASICNSVQLQEQTDAKLSWYLILISSVWFRFPNIRNPLKSIVWSIMNPFISLFVWSYSSLKKQINLVKNTFAPPIICQRELRTLRKRLHRLEIEFLKLQLSLPDKGTNSSASGNSICRSCQQATTASSIKESNVQAAEECTLPSLLPPVPPPPPPPLPPPPPPPPPVPFSPALLFQNRLPILKKTGTNRPPKEQPAKPEGPIQITLKDLLNVKLRNAKDNNERQKMAVHKYDVVPQITISALKGVSLKSASKVQPRRLAHVFRDAHSKSPLDLRRHLRKVNMSRSPGGTPIYDRDNKENGTGLTPLMTRALRQKFQMAHPKSPSPLRMSPGNRGLEEAC encoded by the exons ATGGCAAAATTCCTGCAAGCACGTCGAAGACCGGGAAAATACAAGCAGAAGAAACGATGGACAGCAAAGAaattggaggcttccatttgtaacTCAGTTCA GTTGCAAGAACAGACAGATGCAAAGTTGTCGTGGTATTTGATTTTGATTTCTTCTGTATGGTTTAGATTTCCCAATATAAGAAATCCATTGAAATCTATTGTATGGTCCATAATGAATCCATTCATATCTTTATTTGTGTGGAGCTATTCCAGTCTGAAAAAG CAAATTAATTtagtaaaaaatacatttgctCCACCTATAATCTGCCAACGTGAGCTACGCACACTGAGAAAACGCCTACACAGACTTGAAATTGAGTTTCTCAAGTTGCAGTTATCTCTTCCG GATAAAGGAACTAATTCAAGTGCATCAGGAAATTCCATCTGCCGGAGTTGTCAGCAAGCAACCACTGCTTCCTCCATTAAGGAATCAAATGTGCAAGCAGCAGAAGAATGTACTCTGCCTTCTCTACTACCACCAGTTCCTCCACCTCCCCCTCcgcctctgccaccccctccacctCCTCCACCGCCAGTTCCTTTTTCCCCAGCCTTACTATTTCAAAACCGTTTACCTATACTGAAGAAAACTGGAACTAACAGACCACCAAAG GAGCAACCTGCAAAACCAGAGGGGCCCATTCAAATAACACTTAAAGACCTTCTGAATGTTAAATTAAGAAACGCAAAAGATAATAATGAAAGACAAAAG ATGGCAGTACACAAATATGATGTTGTGCCACAGATCACCATATCTGCATTAAAAGGCGTAAGTCTGAAGAGTGCTTCTAAGGTGCAACCGAGGCGGCTCGCACATGTTTTTAG AGATGCGCATAGTAAAAGCCCTCTGGACTTGAGACGCCATCTTAGAAAAGTCAATATGTCGAG gagCCCAGGAGGAACCCCAATATATGATAGAGATAACAAAGAGAATGGCACAGGACTGACTCCTTTAATGACAAGAGCTCTCAGGCAAAAATTCCAG ATGGCTCACCCAAAAAGCCCGTCACCGCTTCGAATGTCTCCAGGAAACCGAGGTCTTGAAGAAGCGTGTTAA